In Sandaracinaceae bacterium, the genomic window GGCTTCGACGACACCTGGGGCGTCGCCGTCTACGGGGGCTGGGCCGTGCACCCGCCGATCAACGGGGGCGAGACCTTCCACGTCGGCCTCTTCGGGGCCGAGGCCCTCTACTACATCGACATCCTCGAGGTCGTGCCCTTCTTCGGGGTCGGCGTCGACGCGCTGACCCAGTTCGACGGCACCTCGTGGGGCGTGGACTTCGCGGCGCACCTGCGCGCCTCGGTCGACTACCTGCTCAGCCGAGAGGTCACGATCGGGCTCGACATCCGCCCGTACATCCTCTTCACCAACCTCGACCTCGATCCGATCTACCTGACGTTCCAGGCGCGGGTCTCGTTCCTCTTCGACTACTGAACGCGCGAACGCCGCGCCCTCGGTCGAGGAGCGCGGCGTCCGTGGGAACGAGGTTCCGGTCGGAGATCAGAAGCAGGCCGGCGAGCGGGTACCCATCATCGGCGCGCAGCTGAAGTCGTCGCAGTCGACGAAGCCGTTCATGTCGTTGTCGATGCCGTCGCTGCAGGCCTCGTAGCTCCGCTCGGTCGGGCAGATCGTCACGGCCGGGTTCTGCGAGCAAC contains:
- a CDS encoding outer membrane beta-barrel protein translates to MRPALPAVAVAVALLSAPASAAAYDRQIAVGVTAGWGLAPALEMFPNHGPTAGLSASLGFDDTWGVAVYGGWAVHPPINGGETFHVGLFGAEALYYIDILEVVPFFGVGVDALTQFDGTSWGVDFAAHLRASVDYLLSREVTIGLDIRPYILFTNLDLDPIYLTFQARVSFLFDY